One region of Qingrenia yutianensis genomic DNA includes:
- a CDS encoding DUF5711 family protein → MNEKGKIGIKILMVILIVILASVLVYVNQTPVFFTKAIRLFNKNYEYKTPTVELGSTEGTFVTALSDARAVIGTKEGINVYSHSLKSEKSAGFSGENPVIKHNGDKILVFHKGSEKAFFMNGKKNIPITASGNILTGAVNENGYFALLTEEKGFKAEIVVYDKNGEEFYKWHSAENFVTDITLSPSNTAFAASALDYSDGALKSKLLIFDTTQEEPKITDANENFTQIEFIGRSKIAVVSNNAVSVYSTGGNRLWQHSFGSKTVFAYKIKDGKIAAAAGDSNLGTETLDVLMFNDGGKAVVNFKNKGEAVCLDILGNDVLIAGKRYMRVAGNKEKSYIKTGKDIVSAQFFGNNKTALVHSGALVQLEYFD, encoded by the coding sequence ATGAACGAAAAGGGAAAAATCGGAATTAAAATTTTAATGGTAATTTTGATTGTCATTCTTGCATCTGTGCTGGTTTACGTAAACCAAACGCCCGTTTTTTTCACAAAGGCAATCAGGCTTTTCAACAAAAATTACGAATACAAAACCCCTACCGTGGAGCTTGGAAGCACCGAGGGAACCTTTGTTACGGCTCTTTCCGACGCGCGTGCGGTTATCGGCACAAAAGAGGGAATTAACGTTTATTCCCATTCGCTAAAAAGCGAAAAAAGCGCGGGTTTTTCGGGCGAAAATCCCGTTATTAAGCACAACGGCGACAAAATTCTGGTGTTTCACAAAGGCTCGGAAAAAGCGTTTTTTATGAACGGCAAAAAAAATATTCCCATAACCGCAAGCGGAAATATTTTAACGGGCGCGGTGAACGAAAACGGATATTTTGCGCTTCTCACCGAGGAAAAGGGCTTTAAGGCGGAAATTGTTGTGTACGACAAAAACGGCGAGGAGTTTTACAAGTGGCACAGCGCCGAGAATTTTGTGACCGACATAACACTTTCGCCGTCAAATACAGCATTTGCGGCGTCGGCGCTCGACTATTCGGACGGCGCGTTAAAAAGCAAACTTCTTATTTTTGACACGACGCAAGAGGAACCGAAAATCACTGACGCAAACGAAAATTTCACACAGATTGAGTTTATCGGACGTTCAAAAATCGCGGTTGTTTCGAACAACGCGGTGTCGGTTTATTCGACGGGCGGAAACAGGCTTTGGCAACATTCTTTCGGAAGCAAAACGGTTTTTGCATATAAAATCAAGGACGGAAAAATTGCCGCGGCGGCAGGCGACAGCAACCTCGGCACCGAAACGCTGGACGTTTTGATGTTCAACGACGGCGGAAAAGCGGTTGTAAATTTCAAAAACAAGGGCGAGGCGGTGTGCCTCGACATCTTGGGAAACGACGTTCTCATTGCAGGCAAAAGGTATATGCGCGTCGCTGGCAACAAGGAAAAATCGTATATTAAAACGGGAAAAGACATTGTTTCGGCACAGTTTTTCGGCAACAACAAAACCGCGCTCGTACATTCGGGCGCGCTGGTTCAGCTTGAATATTTTGATTAG
- a CDS encoding CvpA family protein, which yields MADIVIIVFIAVFLMIGYKKGLVITLLNMCSYLVSSLAVFIFFKPVHTYLCESEVGKSVAKTVSEKIAERFSGVSVLNLPLPLILKSGTREGEVIAQSSAAEIIAQNVTNALLLVVTFVLLYFVIKLVIKFVRAPLSAVTSLPILKQANKLGGAVVGAAMGFLWLYVLTALIAAFSFADAVAPIAGAVSNSQIMGFLYENNFLLNFIKI from the coding sequence ATGGCGGATATTGTAATTATCGTTTTTATCGCGGTGTTTCTGATGATTGGCTATAAAAAAGGACTGGTCATCACACTGCTTAATATGTGCTCGTATCTCGTTTCGTCGCTCGCGGTGTTTATATTTTTTAAACCCGTGCATACATATCTTTGCGAAAGCGAGGTCGGCAAAAGCGTTGCTAAAACGGTGAGCGAAAAAATCGCGGAGCGTTTTTCGGGAGTGAGTGTTTTAAACCTTCCTTTGCCGTTGATTTTAAAAAGCGGAACGCGCGAGGGCGAGGTTATCGCGCAGAGCAGTGCGGCGGAAATCATCGCGCAAAACGTGACAAACGCGCTGCTTTTGGTGGTTACGTTCGTTTTGCTTTATTTTGTGATAAAACTTGTTATAAAATTTGTGCGCGCACCGCTTTCGGCGGTAACGTCGCTGCCGATATTAAAACAGGCAAACAAGCTCGGCGGTGCGGTTGTCGGCGCGGCAATGGGATTTTTGTGGCTGTACGTTTTAACTGCGCTGATTGCAGCATTTTCGTTTGCCGATGCGGTTGCACCGATTGCGGGCGCGGTTTCAAATTCACAGATTATGGGATTTTTGTATGAAAACAATTTTCTTTTAAACTTTATAAAAATATAA
- a CDS encoding SGNH/GDSL hydrolase family protein, translated as MNINDILALGENEKPLDNLVTDGGFCSIFRTICCVGDSLSSGEFEGTNDEGNKTYHDFYEYSWGQFIARAAGCKVYNFSRGGMTAKWYCETFADENGLWDKNKAGQAYIIALGVNDLNLTANKTIGTTDDVCLDDYTKNADTVTGWYARVIQRYKIISPDAKFFFVTLPRNDKTDENSVKVRARFTEFNKILREFTKIFDNSYVIDLEKYFPVMDDDYRKRFYLGGHLNPMGYILTAKVISSYIDYIVRHNYADFKQVGFIGTPYKNTVDK; from the coding sequence ATGAATATAAATGACATTTTAGCACTCGGCGAAAATGAAAAACCGCTCGATAATCTTGTTACCGACGGCGGTTTCTGCTCGATTTTCAGAACAATCTGCTGTGTGGGCGACTCGCTTTCGAGCGGAGAATTTGAGGGCACAAACGACGAGGGAAACAAAACTTATCACGATTTTTACGAATATTCTTGGGGACAGTTTATAGCACGTGCGGCAGGGTGCAAGGTATATAATTTTTCAAGAGGCGGTATGACGGCTAAATGGTATTGTGAAACCTTTGCGGACGAAAACGGCTTGTGGGACAAAAACAAGGCAGGTCAAGCTTACATAATAGCGCTCGGCGTTAACGATTTGAATTTGACGGCGAACAAAACAATCGGCACAACCGACGATGTTTGCCTTGACGACTACACCAAAAATGCCGACACCGTCACGGGCTGGTATGCGAGGGTTATTCAGCGTTACAAAATCATTTCGCCCGATGCGAAATTCTTTTTCGTGACGCTCCCGAGAAACGACAAAACCGATGAAAATTCGGTGAAAGTAAGGGCGCGATTTACCGAGTTTAACAAGATTTTAAGAGAATTTACTAAAATTTTTGACAATTCGTATGTTATAGATTTGGAAAAATATTTTCCCGTTATGGACGACGATTACAGAAAGAGATTTTACCTCGGCGGACATCTTAATCCGATGGGATATATTCTCACCGCGAAGGTGATTTCGTCGTATATCGACTATATTGTGCGTCACAATTATGCCGATTTCAAACAGGTCGGATTTATAGGAACACCGTATAAAAACACGGTTGACAAATAA
- a CDS encoding AEC family transporter: MAQTFGITLNQVLMMFIFLLIGYFAKKGKLLNDSAGGVISNLLVWVFLPAMCFNTFATQFNITSLFKNINFVIIGAFVMIFEIALGFLWAKLMTKDKFERGVYAYTVMFPNYTYFGYPLILALYGEEWLYYAMMFMLVGNIVCYVLGFYILDPTKTKLSFKSLLNPPIVATAVGIVFGIFGIKLPKVMSTAVQNAQNCMAPMSMILAGYVLSSLPLKKAFTNVRVYLTLFVRMVFIPFCTALALYLLGFDKTVIIISAGMMAMPAGLNSIVVPASKGLNSTLGACIALISNVAALIITPAAFMILAMI; encoded by the coding sequence ATGGCGCAAACCTTCGGAATAACTCTAAATCAAGTTTTAATGATGTTTATATTCCTTTTAATCGGCTATTTTGCGAAAAAGGGAAAGCTTTTAAACGACAGTGCCGGCGGTGTGATTTCAAATCTTTTGGTTTGGGTTTTTCTGCCTGCAATGTGCTTTAACACGTTTGCAACACAGTTTAACATAACGTCGCTTTTTAAGAACATAAATTTTGTGATAATCGGCGCATTTGTGATGATATTTGAAATCGCGCTCGGCTTTTTGTGGGCAAAGCTTATGACAAAAGACAAATTCGAGCGCGGAGTATACGCATACACGGTGATGTTTCCGAATTATACATATTTCGGCTATCCGCTCATTTTGGCGCTTTACGGTGAGGAATGGCTCTACTATGCGATGATGTTTATGCTTGTCGGCAACATTGTGTGCTACGTTCTGGGATTTTACATTCTCGATCCGACAAAAACAAAGCTTTCGTTCAAATCACTTTTAAATCCGCCCATCGTTGCAACGGCGGTGGGAATTGTGTTCGGAATATTCGGCATAAAACTGCCCAAAGTTATGTCAACGGCGGTGCAGAACGCGCAAAACTGTATGGCGCCTATGTCTATGATTTTGGCAGGCTACGTTTTGTCGTCTCTTCCGCTCAAAAAAGCGTTCACAAACGTGAGAGTTTATCTCACTCTGTTTGTGAGAATGGTGTTTATACCTTTCTGCACGGCGCTCGCGCTTTATCTTTTGGGCTTTGACAAAACGGTGATTATAATATCGGCGGGAATGATGGCAATGCCGGCAGGATTGAACAGCATCGTTGTGCCTGCGTCGAAAGGGCTTAATTCCACCCTCGGCGCGTGCATTGCGCTTATATCAAACGTCGCCGCGCTGATAATTACGCCGGCTGCGTTTATGATTTTGGCTATGATATAA
- the argB gene encoding acetylglutamate kinase, with product MDSYTEGLIKKAGILVEALPYIQKLYKKTIVIKYGGNAMINDELKKSVIEDVVLLKFVGLNPVLVHGGGPDISNALKTYHVESKFINGLRVTDEDTMHIAQMVLVGKTNKEIVSLLNAKGGKAIGLCGLDGKLIECKKLYTYVDGKKEDIGFVGEVEKINTKVIKLLTDDEYIPVIAPVGVDGNGQSYNINADTVAAEVAKALKAEKLIYLTDVDGVKDKEGEVMPVIPTDEVDGYIEKGVISGGMIPKILSCKDAVSHGVKRVHIIDGRILHSILLEIFTKKGIGTMITADEFHD from the coding sequence ATGGATTCTTACACCGAAGGTCTTATAAAAAAAGCAGGCATACTGGTTGAGGCGCTTCCCTACATTCAAAAACTCTACAAAAAAACAATCGTTATAAAATACGGCGGAAACGCTATGATAAACGACGAGCTGAAAAAAAGCGTAATCGAGGACGTTGTGCTTTTGAAATTCGTCGGCTTAAACCCCGTGCTCGTTCACGGCGGCGGTCCCGACATTTCAAACGCGCTCAAAACGTATCACGTTGAGAGCAAATTTATAAACGGTCTGCGCGTGACCGACGAGGACACAATGCACATTGCGCAGATGGTGCTTGTGGGCAAAACCAACAAAGAAATTGTGTCGCTTTTGAACGCAAAAGGCGGTAAGGCGATAGGTCTTTGCGGTCTTGACGGAAAACTTATTGAGTGCAAAAAGCTCTACACCTATGTTGACGGTAAAAAAGAGGACATCGGCTTTGTGGGCGAGGTTGAAAAAATCAACACAAAGGTGATAAAACTTCTCACCGACGACGAATATATTCCCGTTATCGCGCCCGTCGGAGTTGACGGAAACGGTCAGAGCTACAACATCAACGCCGACACCGTTGCGGCGGAGGTTGCAAAGGCGCTTAAGGCGGAAAAGCTTATCTATCTCACCGACGTTGACGGTGTAAAAGACAAAGAGGGCGAGGTTATGCCCGTTATTCCTACCGACGAGGTGGACGGATATATTGAAAAAGGCGTAATTTCGGGCGGTATGATTCCCAAAATTTTAAGCTGTAAAGATGCCGTTTCGCACGGCGTTAAAAGGGTTCATATCATTGACGGACGTATTCTCCACTCAATTTTACTGGAAATATTTACAAAAAAAGGTATCGGAACAATGATTACCGCAGACGAATTTCACGACTGA
- the argC gene encoding N-acetyl-gamma-glutamyl-phosphate reductase produces the protein MIRAGVLGATGYAGIETVRILSNHPTAEITFAASKTYAGKKISDVYPNLKGVCDIVLSEVDIAQIKEKCDVVFTALPHGASKEVIPSLYDAGVKIIDLSGDFRYNDEKVYEKWYGAPHDCPKLLKKSVYGLCELHRSEIKNADIIGNPGCYTTCSIMALAPLLNAKAVDTKNIIIDAKSGVTGAGRTTNLDYSFCECTENMRAYKIATHRHTSEIEQELSLIAGEEILVSFTPHLVPLKRGILATSYANLNGDYTDDDIYKIFADFYKGEYFVRVLKDALPETNHVAGSNFIDIGFKVDKRLKRVVVSSAIDNLFKGAAGQAVQNMNIMFGLDEKCGIANGGFYL, from the coding sequence ATGATAAGAGCAGGAGTTTTGGGCGCAACGGGTTATGCGGGAATTGAAACGGTGCGCATACTTTCAAACCACCCTACGGCGGAAATTACATTTGCGGCGTCAAAGACATATGCGGGCAAAAAAATTTCGGACGTTTACCCAAATTTAAAAGGCGTTTGCGATATTGTTTTGAGTGAAGTCGATATTGCGCAAATCAAGGAAAAATGCGACGTTGTTTTCACCGCGCTTCCGCACGGCGCGTCCAAAGAGGTTATCCCTTCGCTGTATGACGCCGGTGTGAAAATCATTGATTTGAGCGGAGATTTTCGCTATAACGACGAAAAAGTTTACGAAAAATGGTACGGCGCACCGCACGACTGTCCAAAGCTTTTGAAAAAATCGGTTTACGGACTGTGCGAACTGCACCGCTCGGAAATTAAAAATGCCGATATTATCGGCAATCCCGGCTGTTACACCACCTGCTCGATTATGGCGCTCGCACCGCTTTTAAACGCAAAAGCCGTTGACACGAAAAACATCATAATCGACGCAAAATCGGGTGTTACGGGCGCCGGCAGAACCACAAATCTTGACTACAGCTTTTGCGAATGTACCGAAAATATGCGCGCGTACAAAATTGCAACGCACCGCCACACGTCGGAAATCGAACAGGAACTTTCGCTCATTGCCGGCGAGGAGATTTTGGTGTCGTTCACCCCTCACCTTGTGCCGTTAAAACGCGGAATACTCGCCACAAGTTATGCAAATTTGAACGGCGATTATACCGATGACGACATATACAAAATTTTTGCCGACTTCTACAAGGGCGAATATTTTGTGCGCGTTTTAAAAGACGCTCTGCCCGAAACAAATCACGTTGCCGGAAGCAATTTTATCGACATCGGCTTTAAGGTTGACAAAAGGCTCAAAAGGGTTGTTGTGTCAAGTGCGATTGACAATCTTTTCAAGGGCGCGGCAGGTCAGGCGGTGCAGAATATGAACATTATGTTCGGTCTTGACGAAAAATGCGGTATTGCGAACGGAGGTTTTTATTTATGA
- the spoIIGA gene encoding sigma-E processing peptidase SpoIIGA, which translates to MTVYIDVLFVINFVVNYVLLLITGKIMRREKSYIRLVSAAIIGALYACFMFFPQIKFLYGCAFKIIASFLLILIAYGAKNAVLTVKTAFVFYLSSFLFGGVTLALFYFTDAGLKYGGALNNGIFYFELPWKILFFSCLVAYIAVKTGFAIYKRDKNLSYRRIRVEICRNSAELNALVDTGNLLIDPITNSPVVVAELESVKKLLPGALIEVFREKKENDLETVSEAVKNTDFERRIRMIPFTSLGAENGIMLGFKPDSITVGKSVVSNVCIGICARPLSNGHSYNALISPEALHIPSANQNSFNF; encoded by the coding sequence ATGACAGTTTACATAGATGTTTTGTTTGTGATAAATTTTGTTGTAAATTATGTGCTTTTGCTTATAACGGGCAAAATTATGCGGCGCGAAAAATCGTACATACGGCTTGTTTCGGCGGCAATTATCGGCGCGCTCTACGCGTGTTTTATGTTTTTTCCGCAGATAAAATTTTTGTACGGGTGCGCGTTTAAAATAATCGCCTCGTTTTTGCTGATACTCATTGCATACGGCGCAAAAAACGCGGTGCTGACAGTGAAAACCGCGTTTGTGTTTTATCTTTCGTCGTTTCTGTTCGGCGGTGTCACGCTCGCGCTTTTCTATTTCACCGACGCAGGGTTAAAGTACGGCGGAGCGCTTAACAACGGCATTTTTTACTTTGAACTGCCGTGGAAAATTTTGTTTTTCTCCTGTCTTGTTGCGTACATCGCGGTGAAAACGGGATTTGCGATATACAAGCGCGACAAAAACCTGTCGTATCGGCGCATAAGGGTGGAAATCTGCCGAAACAGCGCGGAACTGAACGCGCTGGTGGACACGGGAAATTTGCTTATCGACCCGATAACAAATTCTCCCGTGGTGGTTGCCGAGCTTGAGAGCGTAAAAAAACTTTTGCCCGGCGCGCTTATCGAAGTTTTCCGCGAAAAAAAGGAAAACGACCTTGAAACGGTGTCGGAGGCGGTTAAAAACACCGATTTTGAAAGGCGCATACGGATGATACCGTTTACCTCGCTCGGCGCAGAAAACGGCATAATGCTGGGGTTTAAGCCCGACAGTATCACCGTGGGAAAAAGCGTTGTTTCAAACGTCTGCATAGGAATTTGCGCAAGACCGCTTTCAAACGGTCATTCGTACAACGCGCTGATAAGCCCCGAAGCTTTGCATATTCCGTCGGCAAACCAAAACAGTTTTAATTTTTAA
- the sigE gene encoding RNA polymerase sporulation sigma factor SigE, with protein sequence MKIREIFSYILRLLRRGEVHYIGGSLTLPPPLSKEEEEKYIARLDENNKDVKNILIEHNLRLVVYIAKKFENTNVGAEDLISIGTIGLIKAINTFKPDKKIKLATYASRCIENEILMYLRKNSNRKVEISIDEPLNVDWDGNELLLSDILGTDADVVCQNIENEVDKELLLIALDKLSPREKRIMELRFGVRGAAAKTQKEVANMLGISQSYISRLEKRIIVRLKKEITKMI encoded by the coding sequence GTGAAAATTAGAGAAATTTTTTCATACATACTGCGCCTTTTAAGACGCGGAGAAGTGCATTATATCGGCGGTTCGCTCACTTTGCCGCCGCCTCTTTCAAAAGAGGAGGAGGAAAAATACATAGCACGTCTTGACGAAAACAACAAGGACGTGAAAAATATTTTAATCGAGCACAATCTGCGCCTTGTTGTGTATATCGCAAAAAAATTCGAGAACACAAACGTCGGCGCGGAGGACTTAATTTCAATCGGCACAATCGGGCTTATCAAGGCGATAAACACGTTTAAACCCGACAAAAAAATCAAGCTTGCAACCTATGCGTCGCGGTGTATTGAAAACGAAATTCTGATGTATCTGCGCAAAAACAGCAACCGCAAGGTTGAAATTTCAATCGACGAACCGCTTAACGTTGACTGGGACGGCAACGAACTGCTTTTGTCCGATATTCTCGGCACCGACGCAGACGTGGTGTGCCAGAACATTGAAAACGAGGTGGACAAAGAGCTTTTGCTCATTGCGCTCGACAAGCTTTCACCGCGCGAAAAACGCATAATGGAACTCCGTTTCGGCGTGCGCGGTGCGGCGGCAAAGACACAGAAAGAGGTTGCAAATATGCTCGGAATTTCGCAGTCGTACATTTCGCGCCTTGAAAAACGCATAATCGTTCGGCTGAAAAAAGAGATTACAAAAATGATATAG